From bacterium, one genomic window encodes:
- a CDS encoding GGDEF domain-containing protein — MEPNPGHFSQVFLQRSKPSIDQFIHRLLVPVEPVPPRMRCEDVYGIFANDPSIQSIAVVEDEVPVGLVNRFALIDRFSRRFFRELYERKPISTVMEQAPLIVEDTIGLDDLSSIIADEEEKYLFEGFIITREGKYLGIGTGQRLIKEMTDRKQAQLYHLAHHDPLTGLPNRLLFYDRLTQALSQAERTSKTLAVLFIDLDHFKQVNDSLGHPVGDLLLREMAQWIQNCLRSGDTVARQGGDEFTVILTNLAEAQDVERVAAKILQVLSQPLRLGEKEVGITCSIGASLYPRDGENIDLLIQKADTAVYHAKQQRNCFRYYQEGLPVLKK, encoded by the coding sequence ATGGAACCCAATCCCGGCCACTTCTCCCAGGTCTTTCTCCAGCGGTCCAAGCCCAGCATCGACCAATTCATCCACAGGCTCCTGGTCCCGGTGGAACCCGTCCCCCCCAGGATGCGCTGCGAGGACGTCTACGGCATCTTCGCCAACGACCCCTCCATCCAGTCCATCGCGGTGGTGGAGGACGAAGTACCCGTCGGGCTGGTCAATCGCTTCGCCCTCATCGACCGTTTCTCCCGCCGCTTCTTCCGGGAGCTCTATGAGCGCAAACCCATTTCCACGGTCATGGAACAGGCCCCGCTCATCGTGGAGGACACCATCGGACTGGACGACCTGAGTTCCATCATCGCCGATGAGGAGGAGAAGTACCTTTTCGAGGGCTTCATCATCACCCGCGAAGGGAAATACCTGGGGATCGGCACGGGCCAAAGGCTCATCAAGGAAATGACCGACCGCAAGCAGGCCCAGCTCTATCATTTGGCCCATCACGACCCCTTGACCGGCCTGCCCAACCGCCTGCTCTTTTACGATCGGCTGACCCAGGCCCTTTCCCAGGCCGAACGGACCTCCAAGACACTGGCGGTGCTTTTCATCGACCTGGATCATTTCAAGCAGGTCAACGACAGTCTGGGGCATCCCGTGGGGGACCTGCTCCTTCGGGAAATGGCCCAATGGATCCAGAATTGCCTCCGGAGCGGGGATACGGTGGCGCGGCAAGGCGGGGACGAGTTCACGGTCATCCTGACGAATTTGGCCGAGGCCCAGGACGTGGAGAGGGTCGCGGCCAAGATCCTCCAGGTGCTTTCCCAACCCCTACGATTGGGCGAAAAGGAGGTAGGCATCACCTGCAGTATCGGAGCAAGCCTTTACCCCCGGGACGGGGAGAACATCGATCTTTTGATCCAAAAGGCCGACACGGCGGTCTATCACGCCAAGCAACAGCGCAATTGTTTCCGTTATTACCAGGAAGGACTTCCCGTCCTCAAGAAGTAA
- the mnmE gene encoding tRNA uridine-5-carboxymethylaminomethyl(34) synthesis GTPase MnmE — translation MYELNDTIAAIATPPGMGGLGVLRLSGSRAFAIAGKVFASKGPIEARRQMLFGKFKDPRTGEILDEGLLLVMPQPHSYTAEDVVELHAHGSPSLLRGLLDLLLREGARAADPGEFTYRAFLNGRMDLTQAEAVEALVSAQGDSARRQALSQLTGGLAAHLEPMEEALKSLYLKIEARLEFSEDGIPPLDRSKFEEELQKVHRDLGKLLLSYAQGKVLKEGLKVALVGPPNAGKSSLLNALLGVQRAIVTPVAGTTRDVVEGDLLLEGVRVRLFDTAGIREAGNEVEIEGIRRSRQVIEEADMILWLLDSSDPGPALEELSRSSLPRDRAWFVFNKKDISKAQDPWAGAGLEKERCLFLSSKTGEGLEGLLKLLSQAVRAPLSAGEILLTSSRHRAETQRALEALEKLQGLMKAGEPYELWAEELREAALAVGRIRGRNLPASAFEDIFTKFCIGK, via the coding sequence ATGTATGAATTGAACGACACCATTGCTGCCATCGCAACACCGCCGGGCATGGGAGGCTTGGGCGTCCTGCGCCTGTCGGGCTCCCGGGCGTTCGCCATTGCCGGGAAGGTCTTCGCTTCCAAAGGGCCGATCGAAGCGCGGCGTCAAATGCTCTTCGGCAAGTTCAAGGACCCCCGGACCGGCGAGATCCTGGACGAGGGCCTGCTCCTGGTCATGCCCCAACCCCACAGCTATACCGCCGAGGACGTGGTGGAGCTACATGCCCATGGGAGCCCTTCCCTCTTGCGGGGGCTCTTGGACCTTCTCCTTCGGGAAGGGGCCCGGGCGGCGGATCCGGGGGAATTCACCTATCGCGCCTTCCTGAACGGCCGGATGGACCTGACCCAGGCGGAGGCCGTCGAGGCCTTGGTCTCGGCCCAGGGGGATTCGGCGCGGCGCCAGGCCCTGAGCCAATTGACCGGGGGCTTGGCCGCCCACCTGGAACCGATGGAGGAGGCGCTGAAGTCCCTCTATCTGAAGATCGAAGCCAGGCTCGAGTTCTCCGAGGACGGCATCCCACCCTTGGACCGGTCCAAGTTCGAGGAAGAACTCCAAAAGGTCCATCGGGACCTCGGCAAGCTCCTGCTCAGTTACGCGCAGGGCAAGGTGCTGAAAGAGGGATTGAAGGTGGCCCTGGTGGGGCCGCCCAACGCCGGGAAGTCGAGCCTCTTGAACGCCCTCCTCGGCGTCCAACGGGCCATTGTCACCCCGGTGGCAGGGACCACCCGGGACGTGGTGGAGGGGGACCTCTTGCTCGAAGGGGTCCGGGTCCGGCTTTTCGATACGGCGGGTATCCGGGAAGCTGGGAACGAGGTGGAGATCGAGGGCATCCGCCGCAGCCGCCAGGTGATCGAGGAAGCCGACATGATCCTTTGGCTCCTGGACTCCTCGGACCCGGGACCCGCCCTGGAGGAGTTGAGCCGCTCTTCCCTCCCCCGGGACAGGGCTTGGTTCGTTTTTAATAAGAAGGACATCTCAAAGGCCCAGGACCCTTGGGCCGGGGCTGGCCTTGAGAAGGAGCGATGCCTTTTTCTCTCGTCCAAGACGGGGGAAGGGCTGGAAGGGCTCCTGAAGCTCCTAAGCCAGGCCGTTCGCGCCCCCCTTTCGGCCGGGGAGATCCTTTTGACCTCCTCCCGCCATCGCGCCGAGACCCAAAGGGCCTTGGAAGCCCTGGAAAAGCTCCAGGGTCTGATGAAGGCGGGGGAACCCTATGAGCTTTGGGCGGAGGAACTTCGGGAAGCCGCCTTGGCCGTGGGCCGCATCCGGGGCCGCAACCTACCGGCGAGCGCCTTCGAGGACATCTTCACGAAGTTTTGCATAGGGAAATGA
- the jag gene encoding RNA-binding cell elongation regulator Jag/EloR, translating into MRNYSNQQGIGRSSGGNRGGGYKGGQGGHGGNRHRDSQDRGNYRGGNSRHESGEHRHSEPRRNDRPGYGRSDRSHSGGNYDRGNRSHGGGRPERHERHERTERPEGAPRGNSWVEVSGRSVEEALEEASRRFNVSQADLKTEVKEEGSRGFLGLGSKPAVVRISLKPQAVPAFAEGVLSRLLRGMGLPDKVRMRKDEDGNTVLNIEGPSSGTLIGRHGHTLESLQYLVSKTTQRITGDEKSIVVVDVENYLERQKDKLRELAQNLAQKAKETGVEVPMRPMSSKDRRIVHLTLKDHEHVTTESRGEGLRRKVVIVPKVKAEPKPEGVPSTETSKASVDLDETQPVVPNQPVAAVAQIEEPAHTDDQPQPGNMVPKEPDLDDDIGNRV; encoded by the coding sequence ATGAGAAATTATTCAAATCAACAGGGTATCGGCAGGTCCTCGGGCGGCAACCGGGGTGGTGGTTATAAAGGCGGCCAGGGGGGCCATGGCGGCAACCGCCACCGGGACTCCCAGGACCGGGGCAACTACCGCGGCGGGAATTCCCGCCACGAGTCCGGTGAACACCGTCACAGCGAACCCCGCCGTAACGACCGGCCAGGCTATGGCCGCAGCGACCGGAGCCACTCGGGCGGGAATTACGACCGGGGGAACCGTTCCCACGGAGGCGGGAGGCCGGAACGGCACGAACGCCATGAAAGGACCGAACGTCCCGAAGGAGCTCCCCGGGGCAATTCCTGGGTCGAAGTGAGCGGACGCAGCGTCGAGGAGGCCTTGGAAGAGGCTTCCCGCCGTTTCAACGTGAGCCAGGCCGACCTGAAGACCGAGGTGAAGGAAGAGGGAAGCCGCGGCTTCCTGGGGCTGGGTTCCAAACCGGCGGTGGTCCGCATTTCGTTGAAGCCCCAAGCGGTGCCGGCCTTCGCCGAAGGGGTCCTGAGCCGCCTGCTGCGCGGTATGGGCCTGCCCGATAAGGTGAGGATGAGGAAGGACGAGGACGGGAACACGGTCCTGAATATCGAAGGACCGTCCAGCGGCACCCTCATCGGGCGCCACGGGCACACGTTGGAATCCCTCCAATACCTGGTCTCCAAGACGACCCAACGCATCACGGGCGATGAGAAGAGCATCGTGGTCGTGGACGTGGAGAACTACCTGGAACGCCAGAAGGACAAGCTCCGCGAACTGGCCCAGAACCTGGCCCAGAAGGCCAAGGAGACGGGTGTGGAAGTCCCGATGAGGCCCATGAGCTCCAAGGACCGCCGCATCGTGCACTTGACCTTGAAGGACCACGAGCACGTCACGACCGAAAGCCGCGGGGAAGGCCTGCGCCGCAAGGTGGTGATCGTCCCCAAGGTGAAGGCCGAGCCCAAGCCTGAAGGGGTTCCCTCCACGGAAACTTCGAAGGCTTCGGTCGACCTGGACGAGACGCAACCGGTCGTGCCTAATCAGCCGGTGGCGGCCGTAGCCCAGATCGAGGAACCGGCCCACACGGACGACCAGCCACAACCGGGTAACATGGTGCCCAAGGAACCGGACCTGGACGATGACATTGGGAATCGGGTGTAA
- the yidC gene encoding membrane protein insertase YidC — MDNNTRLVLFLISCMAVLAIGQFFMPQPSPSAAHPGSATPSAGQTTGHSSTQAVLSTSATAEKGSFQKTSPKAVDVPARSVTVETDLYTAVFSNEGAVLTSFELKKYPNRLTKKPVDLVNNDPARPKPFSVVYGNGDWNKVRFQVEGGEGKLSKGSEPSRLVFRGRDASGAVLTKTFSFKDGSYLVGLDIAADQAGSQALAAGPLAIQWADNMGTEEATGTNSRTTGLRVTTLTGNRIDSQNAKKSKESVEIAGPVEWTALANQFFMGALIPDPSSGSASVKVVREFNAYKLPTPDDPHPGLDPSLYDPRPQLIFNAPALSKGQGFHVKLQAFIGPQEYELLKSLNLHLEGVIDFGTFGFISVYMLKLLKWFYTIGHNWGLAIIFLSVVVKLVLWLPTHNSYKSMAMTSRKMKEVQPKIDALKRKYPDDKQKQQQEQMRIFQEAGINPLGGCLPMLFQIPIFWALYATLGHCIELRGASFLWLHDLTLKDPFFVFSLLMGGTMIIQQKVSGQMATQAAGQQKMLMWMMPVVLTFVSKDWPSGLLVYWVVTNVLSMIQQKVVNREIQRALKKEEGGKA, encoded by the coding sequence TTGGATAACAACACGCGCCTCGTTCTGTTCCTCATTTCCTGCATGGCCGTCCTGGCGATCGGCCAGTTCTTCATGCCCCAACCGTCCCCGTCGGCCGCCCACCCTGGGTCGGCGACCCCTTCGGCGGGCCAGACCACTGGCCACTCCTCCACCCAGGCGGTCCTTTCGACTTCAGCGACCGCCGAGAAGGGCTCCTTCCAAAAAACGTCCCCCAAGGCCGTCGATGTCCCCGCCCGGTCGGTCACGGTCGAGACCGACCTCTATACCGCGGTCTTCTCCAACGAGGGCGCGGTACTGACCTCCTTCGAGCTCAAGAAGTACCCCAACCGGCTGACCAAGAAACCCGTCGACCTGGTCAACAACGACCCGGCCCGCCCCAAACCATTCTCCGTGGTCTATGGCAACGGCGATTGGAACAAGGTCCGGTTCCAGGTGGAAGGTGGCGAGGGGAAGCTTTCCAAGGGATCCGAACCCTCCCGGCTGGTCTTCCGCGGGCGGGACGCCTCGGGAGCGGTGTTGACCAAGACCTTCTCCTTCAAGGACGGCAGCTACCTGGTGGGATTGGACATCGCCGCCGACCAGGCGGGGAGCCAGGCCCTGGCCGCCGGGCCCTTGGCCATCCAATGGGCGGACAACATGGGCACGGAAGAAGCGACCGGCACCAATTCCCGCACCACGGGCCTTCGGGTGACGACCTTGACGGGCAACAGGATCGATTCCCAGAACGCGAAGAAATCCAAGGAGTCGGTGGAGATCGCCGGCCCGGTCGAATGGACCGCCTTGGCCAATCAGTTCTTCATGGGGGCCCTGATCCCGGACCCTTCCTCCGGCAGCGCTTCGGTGAAGGTGGTCCGCGAGTTCAATGCCTATAAACTCCCCACTCCTGACGATCCGCACCCGGGGTTGGACCCCAGCCTCTATGACCCCAGGCCCCAGCTCATCTTCAACGCCCCGGCCCTTTCCAAGGGTCAAGGCTTCCATGTGAAGCTACAGGCCTTCATCGGCCCGCAGGAATACGAGTTGTTGAAGAGCCTGAACCTCCACCTGGAAGGCGTGATCGATTTCGGCACCTTCGGGTTCATCAGCGTCTATATGCTCAAGCTCCTCAAGTGGTTCTACACCATCGGCCACAATTGGGGCTTGGCCATCATCTTCCTGTCGGTGGTGGTCAAGCTGGTCCTCTGGCTCCCCACCCACAACAGCTACAAAAGCATGGCCATGACCTCCCGCAAGATGAAGGAGGTCCAACCCAAGATCGACGCCTTGAAACGGAAGTATCCCGACGACAAACAAAAACAGCAGCAGGAACAGATGCGCATCTTCCAGGAGGCCGGTATCAATCCCCTGGGCGGATGCCTGCCCATGCTGTTCCAGATCCCGATCTTCTGGGCCCTTTACGCGACCCTGGGCCATTGCATCGAACTGCGCGGGGCGTCCTTCCTCTGGTTGCACGACCTGACGCTCAAGGATCCGTTCTTCGTGTTTTCCCTTCTGATGGGTGGGACCATGATCATCCAACAGAAGGTGTCGGGCCAGATGGCCACCCAGGCCGCCGGCCAACAAAAGATGCTGATGTGGATGATGCCGGTCGTCCTCACGTTCGTCTCCAAGGATTGGCCCTCCGGGCTGCTGGTCTATTGGGTGGTGACCAACGTGCTTTCGATGATCCAGCAAAAAGTGGTGAACCGGGAGATCCAACGAGCATTGAAGAAAGAAGAGGGTGGAAAAGCATGA
- the yidD gene encoding membrane protein insertion efficiency factor YidD — protein MDKLFQQGLLLLIKGYQLVVSPYLPPSCRFTPTCSEYTRQAVERYGAGKGLWMGLKRLSRCHPASSGGFHPVH, from the coding sequence ATGGACAAACTCTTTCAGCAGGGGCTTCTTCTCCTCATCAAGGGGTATCAACTCGTCGTTTCGCCTTACCTCCCCCCTTCCTGCCGGTTTACGCCCACTTGCTCGGAATATACCCGCCAAGCTGTTGAACGCTATGGTGCCGGGAAAGGCCTGTGGATGGGCCTGAAGCGTTTGAGCCGTTGCCACCCCGCTTCCTCCGGAGGATTCCACCCCGTTCATTAA